One segment of Arcanobacterium haemolyticum DSM 20595 DNA contains the following:
- the valS gene encoding valine--tRNA ligase: MTENNSALLDNTEVPDKVSLEGLEGRWGTAWAENGTYRFNKETTRAQVYSIDTPPPTVSGSLHVGHVFSYTHTDTVARYKRMQGMNVFYPMGWDDNGLPTERRVQNYYGVRVDPSLPYVPDFVPPHDGGDGKSIKFADQMPISRPNFIELCWKLTQEDEQQFEALWRHLGLSVDWEQNYQTIGAKAQKVAQAAFIKNLERGEAYQAQAPGLWDITFQTAVAQAELEAREYPGAYHALAFHRTDGGDDVIIETTRPELLPACVALIAHPDDDRYKDLFGTTVRSAVFGVEIPVLPHPQAEMDKGAGIAMCCTFGDVTDVVWWRELDLPMRSVLGKDGRLLNETPEWITDPAGVAMYEEMAGKTTFSARKALVEKLVETGEMIGDPKPTTRMTNFFEKGDKPLEIVTSRQWYIRNGGRAHEEANGKDLRDNLLARGEEVAFHPDFMRVRYNNWVEGLNTDWLVSRQRFFGVPLPLWYRVTEAGDVDYDDVIVPSIDQLPIDPTTDVPAGFTAQQRGVAGGFVGEVDIMDTWATSSLTPQIAGGWLTDEDLFSKVYPMDVRPQGQDIIRTWLFSTMVRAHLEFNDVPWKHAAISGWILDPDRKKMSKSKGNVVTPMGLLEKHGSDAVRYWAASARLGTDAAFDEQQMKIGRRLAMKLLNASKFALQMGGAGVKVDLDSSAVTEPIDRAMLAELAGVVEQATQAYENYDHTRALEVSETCFWTFCDDYLELVKDRAYDRDGKYAQAGQEGAVRSARVALNLAVDTFVRLFAPVLPYATEEVWSWYRSGSVHHAQWPSIVPLAQASGDADPATLSAAGVALAALRKVKSENKVSQRTPFLEVTLSVPEQDEAKVKAVLGDLTAAAHVAGDFTVEVSDVDAATVGAYILAEPEPKK, translated from the coding sequence ATGACTGAAAATAATTCCGCATTGCTCGATAACACCGAGGTTCCGGACAAGGTATCACTCGAAGGCCTCGAAGGCCGCTGGGGTACGGCTTGGGCCGAGAACGGCACCTACCGATTCAATAAAGAGACCACGCGCGCGCAGGTCTACTCGATTGATACTCCTCCCCCAACCGTCTCCGGTTCGCTTCACGTGGGCCACGTGTTCAGCTACACGCACACTGATACGGTTGCGCGTTACAAGCGAATGCAAGGAATGAATGTCTTTTACCCCATGGGCTGGGATGATAACGGCCTTCCAACCGAACGCCGTGTACAGAACTACTACGGCGTGCGCGTGGATCCGTCCCTGCCATACGTTCCAGATTTTGTTCCACCACATGATGGCGGCGATGGAAAATCGATCAAGTTCGCAGATCAGATGCCTATTTCCCGGCCTAACTTCATCGAACTGTGCTGGAAGCTCACTCAGGAAGATGAACAGCAGTTCGAAGCTCTCTGGCGCCACCTTGGCCTTTCCGTGGATTGGGAGCAGAATTACCAAACCATCGGCGCGAAGGCGCAAAAGGTTGCTCAGGCGGCTTTCATTAAGAACTTAGAACGCGGCGAAGCCTACCAGGCTCAGGCCCCTGGCCTGTGGGATATTACGTTCCAAACCGCAGTTGCTCAGGCAGAACTTGAAGCTCGCGAATACCCAGGCGCATACCACGCCTTGGCCTTCCACCGTACTGATGGTGGAGATGATGTCATCATTGAAACCACCCGCCCAGAACTCTTGCCTGCGTGTGTGGCCCTGATTGCTCACCCAGATGACGATCGCTACAAGGACTTGTTCGGTACCACCGTTCGTTCGGCCGTGTTCGGTGTGGAAATCCCAGTGTTGCCACACCCACAGGCTGAAATGGACAAGGGCGCTGGCATCGCTATGTGCTGTACGTTCGGTGATGTTACTGATGTGGTGTGGTGGCGTGAACTCGATCTGCCAATGCGTTCCGTGCTTGGCAAGGATGGCCGCCTGCTCAACGAAACCCCAGAATGGATCACCGATCCAGCTGGCGTTGCGATGTATGAAGAAATGGCTGGCAAGACAACCTTCTCTGCCCGCAAAGCTCTGGTTGAAAAGCTGGTTGAAACTGGCGAAATGATTGGCGATCCAAAACCAACCACGCGTATGACCAACTTCTTCGAAAAGGGCGATAAGCCACTTGAAATCGTTACGTCCCGCCAGTGGTACATCCGCAACGGTGGCCGCGCCCACGAAGAAGCTAACGGCAAGGATCTACGCGATAACCTGCTGGCTCGTGGCGAAGAAGTTGCTTTCCACCCTGATTTCATGCGCGTGCGCTACAACAACTGGGTTGAAGGTTTGAACACTGACTGGCTGGTTTCCCGCCAGCGCTTCTTCGGCGTCCCACTGCCACTCTGGTACCGCGTTACCGAAGCCGGCGATGTCGATTATGACGATGTGATTGTTCCATCCATCGATCAACTTCCAATCGATCCAACCACCGATGTTCCTGCAGGTTTCACTGCTCAGCAGCGCGGTGTGGCTGGTGGCTTCGTTGGTGAAGTTGACATCATGGATACCTGGGCAACATCGTCCCTCACCCCACAGATTGCTGGTGGCTGGCTCACGGATGAAGATCTCTTCTCCAAGGTCTACCCAATGGATGTTCGCCCACAAGGCCAGGACATCATCCGCACCTGGCTCTTCTCTACCATGGTTCGTGCGCATCTTGAATTCAACGATGTGCCATGGAAACATGCGGCAATCTCCGGCTGGATTTTGGATCCAGATCGCAAGAAGATGAGTAAGTCAAAGGGCAACGTTGTTACCCCAATGGGCTTGCTTGAAAAGCACGGTTCTGATGCTGTTCGTTATTGGGCTGCATCGGCTCGCCTCGGTACGGATGCTGCGTTCGATGAACAGCAGATGAAGATCGGCCGCCGTTTGGCCATGAAGCTTCTGAACGCATCTAAGTTCGCATTGCAGATGGGCGGCGCTGGAGTCAAGGTTGATCTTGATTCTTCCGCGGTTACTGAACCAATCGATCGCGCCATGTTGGCTGAACTTGCTGGCGTTGTGGAACAGGCAACCCAGGCATACGAAAACTACGATCACACCCGTGCACTCGAAGTTTCCGAAACCTGCTTCTGGACCTTCTGCGATGATTACCTCGAATTGGTGAAGGATCGTGCATACGATCGCGATGGCAAGTATGCACAAGCAGGCCAGGAAGGCGCAGTCCGTTCCGCCCGCGTCGCGCTCAACTTGGCTGTTGATACGTTCGTTCGCCTCTTCGCTCCAGTTCTTCCATACGCTACGGAAGAAGTCTGGTCCTGGTACCGTTCCGGTTCCGTTCACCACGCACAGTGGCCATCGATCGTTCCACTCGCCCAGGCTAGTGGCGATGCCGATCCTGCAACCCTGTCTGCAGCAGGCGTGGCTTTGGCCGCACTGCGCAAGGTGAAGTCCGAAAACAAGGTTTCCCAGCGCACGCCATTCCTAGAAGTCACCCTCTCTGTTCCAGAGCAGGATGAAGCAAAGGTAAAGGCAGTTCTTGGCGATCTTACCGCAGCCGCTCACGTGGCTGGTGATTTCACGGTTGAAGTCAGCGATGTTGACGCCGCAACTGTTGGCGCTTACATCCTGGCAGAACCAGAACCCAAGAAGTAA
- the uhpT gene encoding hexose-6-phosphate:phosphate antiporter: MKKRTLFAINRRESAGLALREQRKKWLSEFVKVYSVLVIGYGAFYLLRTNFKAAQPELMSQAGFSTTELGLIGFAFSLTYGFGGLFLGFYFDGKNTKKALGFLVTAAGLLSVIIGLVLMTMRHPYGFLILLWSINGLFQAPGGPCSNSTMNRWTPRKMRGRFIGWWNASHNLGAMIAGILAVWGANTFFEGSVAGMFIVPGVVAIPIGIWAYYYGKDDPAELGWNTPEEIFDEPRAHVDTVSTEMTKGQILYRYVVKNPAVWLLCIANVAAYTVRIGIDNWNVLYTQSELGFSQYTAVNTTFALEIGGLCGSLLWGYFSDKLGGRRAFTAAIGIALVIFPIWLYSYATTPVVVYSALFFIGFLIFGPVTLIGICVIGFAPKNATVVVNAVPRAFGYVFGDSMAKVLLGRIADPQKDGLTLFGHVFHGWGSTFTVLIISACLGLVCLSIVAFFEERMLREDKRNSAV; the protein is encoded by the coding sequence ATGAAAAAACGTACTCTCTTTGCCATAAATAGACGCGAATCAGCAGGACTTGCTCTGCGCGAGCAACGGAAAAAGTGGCTGTCTGAATTTGTCAAAGTTTATTCTGTGCTCGTGATCGGATACGGAGCATTTTATCTTCTTCGCACAAACTTTAAAGCAGCTCAACCGGAATTGATGAGCCAGGCTGGATTCTCAACGACAGAGCTAGGGCTAATCGGATTCGCATTCTCTTTAACGTATGGGTTTGGCGGTCTGTTTTTGGGCTTCTACTTTGACGGGAAAAACACGAAGAAAGCACTGGGATTCTTAGTTACTGCGGCCGGACTTTTATCGGTCATTATTGGCCTTGTACTTATGACGATGCGTCATCCGTACGGATTTTTGATCTTACTATGGTCAATTAATGGCCTATTTCAAGCGCCAGGAGGCCCTTGCTCGAACTCAACAATGAACCGGTGGACTCCACGAAAAATGCGCGGACGTTTTATCGGATGGTGGAATGCGTCTCACAACTTAGGTGCAATGATCGCAGGAATTTTAGCCGTATGGGGAGCTAATACTTTTTTTGAAGGATCTGTTGCGGGAATGTTCATCGTTCCAGGTGTTGTTGCCATCCCAATCGGAATCTGGGCCTACTATTATGGAAAAGATGATCCTGCAGAATTAGGCTGGAACACCCCAGAAGAGATTTTTGATGAGCCACGGGCACATGTAGATACCGTGTCAACAGAGATGACTAAGGGACAAATTCTCTATCGATATGTTGTGAAGAACCCGGCCGTATGGTTGTTATGTATTGCTAATGTTGCAGCCTATACGGTCCGTATTGGTATTGATAATTGGAATGTTCTCTATACTCAAAGTGAGCTTGGCTTTTCTCAGTACACAGCTGTAAATACAACATTCGCGTTGGAAATTGGTGGCTTATGCGGCTCGCTTCTCTGGGGATATTTCTCCGATAAACTCGGCGGACGTCGCGCATTTACCGCAGCCATCGGTATTGCGTTAGTTATTTTCCCCATTTGGCTATACTCATATGCTACGACTCCGGTAGTGGTTTATTCTGCACTATTCTTTATCGGCTTCTTAATTTTTGGACCGGTCACTCTGATCGGAATTTGTGTCATTGGTTTCGCACCGAAAAATGCCACTGTTGTGGTCAATGCAGTTCCTAGAGCATTTGGGTACGTCTTCGGCGATTCGATGGCAAAAGTTCTATTAGGACGTATCGCAGATCCCCAAAAGGACGGTCTGACACTATTTGGGCATGTTTTTCACGGTTGGGGCTCAACCTTCACTGTGCTCATCATCTCGGCTTGCCTTGGATTAGTATGCTTGTCTATCGTCGCATTTTTTGAAGAACGAATGTTGCGTGAGGATAAGCGAAATTCTGCCGTGTGA
- a CDS encoding LacI family DNA-binding transcriptional regulator, which yields MKQSRVTMRDIAEHLNISVSTVSLALRDDPRLTLETKEQVRSIANDLGYRPDITGALLRTNHPRIIGVVAELTQELHSEYVLHMQQVASEYGYHIVAEDVGVSGGYKEALERLAQFRISDTIVVNPYSLAQVPESLEPSLVIGQWSPWINTDLVTSSNERGMEELLAHLKEQGYRKVFYLDGPDGISAQVRKSALDAAAAREGIGVKRVAAGNQVDDGYQSVHELMSQNLLPDRRDMLRDIHDPVALICYNDQCAQGAVMALVRSGIRVPEYVAVAGCDNSSIAKSRAFDLTSIDRRAHSISQIAIKRVIERRSKAQIETCQHRVDGYAVIRGSTRRR from the coding sequence GTGAAACAATCGCGAGTGACGATGCGGGATATCGCAGAGCATCTGAATATTTCAGTATCCACAGTTTCTCTCGCGTTACGTGACGATCCTAGATTAACGTTAGAAACGAAAGAACAGGTTCGTTCTATAGCTAACGATCTGGGATATCGCCCCGATATCACTGGCGCGTTATTGCGGACTAACCATCCGCGGATCATTGGTGTTGTGGCGGAATTGACCCAAGAGCTTCATTCCGAATACGTGTTGCACATGCAGCAGGTTGCAAGCGAGTATGGATATCACATCGTTGCTGAGGATGTTGGAGTTTCTGGTGGATATAAAGAGGCTCTTGAGCGTTTAGCACAATTCCGAATTAGTGACACGATTGTTGTCAATCCGTATTCGTTAGCTCAAGTACCGGAAAGTCTTGAGCCTTCGCTTGTTATTGGGCAATGGTCGCCATGGATCAACACCGATTTAGTGACATCGTCAAATGAACGGGGCATGGAAGAACTTCTTGCGCATCTAAAAGAACAGGGATATCGTAAGGTTTTTTATCTTGATGGTCCTGATGGTATTTCGGCACAAGTGAGGAAGAGCGCATTAGATGCTGCTGCCGCCCGAGAGGGCATAGGTGTTAAACGGGTTGCAGCCGGAAACCAGGTTGATGATGGATACCAGTCAGTTCATGAGCTGATGAGCCAGAATCTCCTACCGGATAGGCGCGACATGTTGCGCGATATACACGATCCGGTTGCTCTTATTTGCTATAACGATCAATGTGCTCAAGGAGCAGTCATGGCATTGGTACGTTCTGGAATTCGCGTGCCTGAGTATGTGGCAGTTGCAGGTTGTGACAATTCGTCTATTGCGAAATCTCGCGCTTTCGATCTCACATCAATTGATCGGAGAGCACACTCTATTTCCCAGATCGCTATTAAACGAGTGATTGAGCGTAGATCGAAAGCACAGATTGAAACGTGTCAACATCGCGTTGATGGGTATGCGGTGATTCGGGGCAGTACACGTCGTCGTTGA
- a CDS encoding inositol monophosphatase family protein — protein sequence MNTDLTHRNLRDIAIDVVKEASNIASNPGMKLAVSTKTSRNDLVTAVDKEIEEYIAERLTEKTGYPLLGEESHTIDTFSGRVWVLDPIDGTMNYIETHRDYAISLALCENGIPVVAVVADVAGAKIYTAIRGEGAYCNDEAISEVQDDRDYTDVVIITDLKEICALPRLEEILRESRGHRRYGSAALELVEVASSRAGAFVHLWVSPWDIAAALLICQETGVNITRIDGTPLDVRYKGSILAGWPKVHSGIHQRLIVQP from the coding sequence ATGAATACCGATCTAACTCATAGAAACTTACGTGACATAGCAATCGACGTTGTGAAAGAGGCAAGTAACATTGCATCGAATCCTGGCATGAAGCTTGCTGTCTCTACCAAAACATCACGAAACGATCTGGTTACGGCAGTCGATAAAGAAATCGAAGAATATATTGCAGAACGCCTTACAGAGAAAACAGGCTATCCGCTCCTTGGGGAAGAGAGCCATACGATCGATACATTTTCGGGGCGGGTCTGGGTGCTCGATCCGATTGACGGGACGATGAATTATATAGAAACTCATCGAGATTATGCTATCTCATTGGCACTATGTGAAAACGGTATACCAGTGGTAGCTGTTGTAGCAGATGTTGCTGGAGCGAAAATATATACGGCTATTCGAGGTGAAGGAGCCTACTGTAACGACGAGGCCATTTCTGAGGTCCAAGACGATCGAGACTACACAGACGTAGTTATCATTACAGATCTTAAAGAAATATGTGCTCTTCCGCGGCTCGAAGAAATTTTACGAGAATCGCGTGGGCATAGGCGCTATGGTTCTGCAGCCTTGGAACTGGTTGAAGTGGCGTCCTCTCGTGCAGGTGCCTTTGTTCACCTTTGGGTGTCTCCGTGGGACATAGCTGCTGCGCTCTTAATCTGTCAGGAAACCGGAGTCAACATCACTCGGATTGATGGGACTCCTTTGGATGTTCGATATAAAGGATCGATTCTTGCGGGATGGCCAAAGGTTCATTCTGGAATTCATCAGCGTCTGATTGTTCAACCGTGA
- a CDS encoding amino acid ABC transporter ATP-binding/permease protein has product MSNEPTTRELLRWLTGITRPVHSPLLFSTFFRFINLSLDMVLFAWAAWTVVQALAGEAIGFHLGGIVVVAVVKALAYYCEQFLGHFVAFKALELLRGYAFSQLWPQAPMITTRTRSGDLLASLTRDVDRIEVVYAHTFAPVVSAIVVPPVFLIAVGANIGWEIVAIPAVCYLIAMTFVPWLGARESFTNTNTQLAHRADLVSHVTDSVFGAEEVVGYGLEADRLTTMDALGTTVAGDAARAARYRGARRGMNIALSILSVIGVAFGGYIAGVEPVLVVALAAGSLRMFEAPKGVEDAVGALDASFASARRIWGIAHSSYGVADGDQPFPVSGGAGAGADAGAGVSITWENVTYSYPGMEHVRPVLSDFNAAIPAGSHAVFVGRSGSGKSTAAQLLLRFDDPSAGRVLVNGVDARTIRLDELRSHIALVTQKNQILDATIADNVRLGKPDATDEEVWAALEMAEFAGEVRDMPDGLATRTGQDGTQLSGGQVQRLALARALITKPSVLVLDEFSANLNVELDARIRERLAAELPGVTIIEISHRLAHTEGTDQVVSFG; this is encoded by the coding sequence ATGAGCAACGAACCAACAACCCGCGAACTTTTGAGGTGGCTTACCGGCATCACGCGCCCAGTTCACTCCCCTCTCCTCTTCTCTACATTCTTCCGATTCATTAACCTCTCACTTGACATGGTGTTGTTCGCGTGGGCGGCATGGACCGTTGTTCAAGCTCTGGCCGGCGAAGCAATCGGCTTCCACCTAGGCGGAATCGTGGTGGTAGCCGTTGTGAAGGCACTCGCCTACTACTGCGAACAATTCTTAGGCCACTTCGTGGCGTTCAAAGCGCTGGAGCTTCTGCGCGGATACGCCTTTTCTCAACTGTGGCCGCAAGCGCCAATGATCACTACGCGCACGCGTTCCGGCGATCTCCTAGCATCGCTAACCCGTGACGTGGACCGAATCGAAGTGGTGTACGCCCACACGTTCGCCCCTGTTGTCTCCGCTATTGTTGTGCCGCCAGTGTTCTTGATCGCCGTGGGAGCGAATATCGGCTGGGAAATCGTGGCGATTCCTGCCGTGTGTTACCTGATCGCCATGACCTTCGTGCCATGGCTGGGCGCCCGCGAATCGTTCACCAATACGAACACGCAACTTGCTCACCGTGCCGATCTGGTATCCCACGTCACCGACTCCGTATTCGGCGCCGAAGAAGTTGTGGGCTACGGCCTGGAGGCTGACCGTTTGACCACCATGGATGCGCTGGGCACAACCGTTGCTGGCGACGCGGCGCGGGCCGCGCGTTACCGCGGCGCCCGCCGCGGAATGAACATTGCCCTTTCTATTCTTTCAGTGATCGGCGTGGCCTTTGGCGGCTATATTGCTGGTGTTGAGCCAGTGCTGGTTGTGGCGTTGGCCGCTGGCTCGTTGCGCATGTTCGAAGCGCCAAAGGGCGTGGAAGATGCCGTGGGCGCGTTGGATGCTTCGTTTGCATCTGCCCGCCGAATCTGGGGAATCGCGCACAGCTCCTACGGCGTTGCCGACGGCGATCAGCCGTTCCCGGTTTCCGGGGGTGCTGGGGCTGGGGCTGATGCTGGGGCTGGCGTATCGATCACCTGGGAAAACGTCACCTACTCCTACCCTGGTATGGAACACGTTCGCCCAGTTCTGAGCGATTTTAATGCAGCTATTCCGGCTGGTTCTCACGCCGTGTTTGTGGGCCGTTCCGGTTCCGGAAAATCCACTGCAGCCCAGTTGTTGTTGCGCTTCGATGATCCGTCTGCCGGGCGCGTACTGGTGAATGGCGTGGACGCACGCACGATCCGCCTTGATGAACTGCGTTCACACATCGCATTAGTAACCCAGAAGAATCAGATCTTGGACGCCACGATTGCCGATAACGTTCGGTTGGGTAAGCCAGATGCTACCGATGAAGAAGTATGGGCAGCCCTTGAGATGGCCGAGTTTGCAGGCGAAGTGCGCGATATGCCAGACGGCCTGGCAACTCGCACCGGCCAGGACGGCACCCAACTATCGGGCGGTCAAGTGCAGCGTTTGGCCCTTGCCCGTGCGTTGATTACCAAACCATCCGTGCTGGTGTTGGACGAATTCTCTGCCAACTTGAACGTTGAACTGGATGCCCGCATCCGCGAGCGCCTTGCTGCAGAACTCCCCGGTGTCACGATCATCGAGATCAGCCATCGGTTGGCACATACCGAAGGCACCGATCAGGTTGTGAGTTTCGGATAA
- a CDS encoding pyrroline-5-carboxylate reductase dimerization domain-containing protein — MAGCSPAWTYTYIDALARAALAEGMTKKDAVRCAAQAVMGSAQMVLDQIDSAVPTELIDRVTSPGGTTIAGLLAMEEAGFSPAVVAGVRAAVARVKA, encoded by the coding sequence ATCGCGGGATGCTCCCCTGCGTGGACCTACACATATATTGATGCCCTTGCACGCGCGGCTTTGGCCGAAGGAATGACGAAGAAGGATGCAGTTCGATGCGCCGCACAAGCCGTCATGGGATCTGCTCAGATGGTGTTAGATCAGATCGATTCGGCTGTGCCTACAGAGCTTATTGATCGCGTAACCTCTCCCGGCGGAACTACGATCGCCGGCTTGCTTGCTATGGAAGAGGCCGGGTTCTCTCCGGCTGTTGTGGCAGGTGTACGGGCTGCCGTTGCACGCGTTAAAGCCTAG
- a CDS encoding AMP-dependent synthetase/ligase — protein sequence MSKFIEDEGVAFIPGLVKISESMTVPGTIRRFGEERAKQVVIERKSNLGNNWVPVTWHQLIEEVRALARGFIAMGVKPGDCIAIMAHTSYEWTLFDFAIQFAGAHSIPIYETSSTSQAEWIVEDANIRFAVVENRGMYNVLSPVLAKFDHFEDIFVISEDAQGRISDRGSMADDHIIDERIDSLKADDLWTVIYTSGTTGRPKGAELTHRNVLHVAMNGPIDEGLTNVISYKGSRTLLFLPQAHVFARFINLVAMFANATVGYCDTKNLVADMQSFKPTFILAVPRIFEKIYNSADAKAGKGVKLRLFRTFAKVAIEYSRALGTPEGPSAKLSAQHRLGDKLVYSKLREITGGKLRYAISGGAPLGERLGSFFRGIGLTVLEGYGLTETSAPTTVNRSNAMRVGSVGPAYPGCYVKIAEDGEILIKGDHVFRGYRNNPEATKAAFTEDGWFRTGDIGRIDDDDFVWITGRKKELIVTAGGKNVAPAELEDRLRSHPIISQVVVVGDQKPFIGALVTLDAEALPQWLANHNLPSMTVADAVKDPQVFAAIDRAVKRVNEKVSRAESIRKFTILPTDFTVENGYLTPSLKLKRNVVLEAFAGKVREIYGE from the coding sequence GTGAGCAAGTTTATTGAAGATGAGGGCGTTGCTTTCATCCCCGGACTCGTCAAAATCTCCGAAAGCATGACAGTTCCAGGAACCATCCGCCGCTTCGGTGAAGAACGCGCGAAACAAGTTGTGATCGAACGTAAATCCAACCTAGGCAACAACTGGGTCCCAGTCACCTGGCACCAACTCATCGAAGAAGTACGCGCACTTGCCCGCGGGTTCATCGCCATGGGCGTCAAACCAGGCGATTGCATCGCAATCATGGCACACACGTCCTACGAATGGACCCTCTTCGATTTCGCCATCCAATTCGCAGGCGCTCACTCCATCCCAATCTATGAAACCTCCTCCACATCGCAAGCAGAATGGATCGTTGAAGATGCCAACATTCGCTTCGCCGTGGTTGAAAACCGAGGAATGTATAACGTACTTTCCCCCGTCCTAGCCAAATTCGATCACTTCGAAGATATTTTCGTGATTTCCGAAGATGCCCAGGGGCGAATCTCCGATCGCGGCTCTATGGCAGACGATCACATCATCGACGAACGTATCGATTCTCTTAAGGCCGACGATCTCTGGACCGTCATCTACACCTCCGGCACCACCGGCCGTCCAAAGGGCGCCGAACTCACCCACCGCAACGTGCTTCATGTTGCCATGAACGGCCCGATCGATGAAGGCCTCACTAACGTGATCTCCTACAAGGGATCCCGTACCCTGCTCTTCCTGCCACAAGCCCACGTGTTCGCGCGCTTTATTAACCTTGTTGCCATGTTCGCCAACGCCACAGTCGGATATTGCGACACGAAGAACCTCGTGGCAGACATGCAATCGTTTAAGCCAACCTTCATCCTGGCTGTTCCGCGTATCTTCGAAAAGATCTACAATTCTGCTGATGCGAAGGCTGGCAAGGGCGTGAAACTGCGCTTGTTCCGTACGTTCGCCAAGGTAGCTATCGAATATTCGCGTGCACTCGGCACGCCAGAAGGACCATCCGCCAAGCTTTCTGCCCAGCACCGTCTAGGTGACAAGCTGGTGTACTCCAAGCTACGTGAAATCACGGGCGGCAAGTTGCGATACGCGATTTCGGGCGGTGCACCATTAGGCGAACGCCTCGGTTCATTCTTCCGCGGCATCGGCTTGACTGTACTGGAAGGCTACGGCCTAACCGAAACCTCTGCCCCAACCACGGTGAACCGTTCGAACGCCATGCGCGTTGGGTCTGTTGGCCCAGCCTACCCAGGCTGCTACGTGAAGATCGCTGAGGATGGCGAAATCCTTATCAAGGGTGATCACGTATTCCGTGGCTACCGCAACAACCCCGAAGCCACGAAGGCCGCCTTCACTGAAGACGGCTGGTTCCGCACCGGCGATATTGGCCGTATTGACGACGACGATTTCGTTTGGATCACCGGCCGCAAGAAGGAACTGATCGTTACTGCGGGTGGTAAGAATGTGGCTCCAGCTGAACTTGAAGATCGTTTGCGCTCCCACCCGATCATTTCGCAGGTGGTTGTTGTTGGCGATCAGAAGCCGTTCATCGGCGCGCTTGTAACGCTGGACGCTGAGGCGCTGCCACAGTGGCTAGCTAACCACAACCTCCCATCCATGACCGTGGCTGATGCGGTGAAGGATCCGCAAGTGTTCGCGGCTATCGATCGTGCAGTGAAGCGCGTGAATGAAAAGGTTTCCCGCGCAGAATCCATCCGCAAGTTCACGATCCTCCCAACGGATTTCACGGTAGAGAATGGATACCTCACCCCATCGCTCAAGCTAAAGCGCAATGTTGTTCTTGAAGCGTTCGCGGGTAAGGTCCGGGAGATCTACGGCGAATAA
- a CDS encoding pyrroline-5-carboxylate reductase family protein, whose product MAAAIMHGLVAHAPGHDLLFSRRNQQAGKALVTELGATYVPDNREVAAHSHILIVAVKPHNVGQVLDEIRDVVDPTSVVVSIAAGVSLDTLASHLPASQAIRRSRDAPLRGPTHILMPLHARLWPKE is encoded by the coding sequence ATGGCGGCGGCGATCATGCATGGGCTGGTTGCTCACGCGCCGGGGCATGATCTCCTATTTTCTCGCCGCAATCAGCAGGCAGGGAAAGCTCTGGTTACTGAACTTGGTGCAACTTATGTTCCCGATAATCGTGAGGTAGCAGCTCACTCCCATATCCTTATCGTTGCAGTGAAGCCCCACAATGTTGGCCAGGTGCTTGACGAAATTCGAGACGTGGTTGATCCAACCAGCGTGGTTGTCTCCATTGCGGCCGGGGTTTCACTCGACACGCTGGCGTCCCACTTACCTGCCTCGCAGGCGATCAGGCGATCGCGGGATGCTCCCCTGCGTGGACCTACACATATATTGATGCCCTTGCACGCGCGGCTTTGGCCGAAGGAATGA